A window of Sporocytophaga myxococcoides contains these coding sequences:
- a CDS encoding IS256 family transposase, producing MTNQEKQSPEYQAIKAKFLEQFKQGKSPYGKDGAFAPLIKEFLEDALKSELEGHLEESNVKGNRKNGYSSKTVKTTDGHVTLETPRDRNSSFEPEIIRKRETILSDQLESKIIGLYGLGMSVRDISSHIKEMYGTEISAATLSAITDRVIPRFKEWQSRPLEEVYCIVWLDAMFYKVKDEGKISTRCVYNVLGVNAEGRKELLGMYISESEGANFWLSVLTDLNNRGVKDILIACIDNLKGFSEAISTIYPKTEVQSCIIHQIRNSLKYIASKDQKEFMKDLKKVYQAVNKDQAADHLQLLEEKWVKKYPLVIASWKNNWEKLTTYFKYTEAIRKLIYTTNTIEGFHRQIRKATKTKGAFTSDIALLKLIFLAMENASRKWSSIRGWSQTVAQLAIHFEGRLKLAIL from the coding sequence ATGACAAACCAAGAAAAACAATCTCCGGAGTATCAAGCGATCAAGGCTAAGTTTTTAGAACAGTTCAAGCAAGGGAAATCTCCCTATGGAAAAGATGGAGCATTTGCTCCTCTTATAAAAGAGTTTCTTGAAGATGCCTTAAAATCAGAATTAGAAGGTCATCTTGAAGAAAGCAATGTCAAGGGCAACCGTAAAAACGGTTATAGCAGCAAAACAGTTAAAACAACCGATGGTCATGTAACCCTGGAAACCCCGCGTGACCGGAACAGTAGTTTTGAACCAGAAATTATCCGCAAACGAGAAACTATTTTATCAGACCAACTTGAATCAAAAATTATTGGTCTTTATGGTTTAGGAATGAGCGTAAGAGATATATCGAGTCATATTAAAGAAATGTATGGCACAGAGATATCTGCAGCGACATTAAGCGCCATTACGGACCGAGTTATCCCCAGGTTCAAAGAATGGCAATCCCGTCCACTGGAGGAAGTATATTGCATCGTCTGGTTGGATGCAATGTTTTATAAAGTCAAAGATGAAGGTAAAATAAGCACCCGTTGTGTTTATAATGTATTGGGAGTAAATGCCGAAGGGCGCAAGGAACTATTGGGGATGTATATTTCTGAAAGTGAGGGAGCCAACTTTTGGCTTTCCGTGCTGACTGATCTTAATAACCGAGGTGTTAAAGATATCCTTATTGCCTGCATAGATAATCTGAAAGGATTCTCTGAAGCCATCTCAACTATTTATCCTAAGACAGAAGTACAAAGCTGTATAATTCACCAGATTCGCAATAGTCTCAAGTATATAGCAAGTAAGGACCAGAAGGAGTTTATGAAAGATCTCAAGAAGGTATACCAGGCAGTAAATAAGGATCAGGCAGCAGACCATTTACAATTGCTGGAAGAGAAATGGGTTAAGAAGTATCCTTTGGTTATAGCCTCCTGGAAGAATAACTGGGAAAAGCTCACAACCTATTTTAAATACACAGAAGCTATCCGAAAATTAATTTACACCACTAATACCATAGAAGGCTTTCATAGACAAATAAGAAAAGCGACAAAGACCAAGGGCGCCTTTACATCCGACATAGCTCTGTTAAAGCTTATTTTTCTAGCTATGGAAAATGCTTCCAGGAAATGGAGTAGCATACGCGGATGGAGTCAGACTGTAGCACAGCTTGCTATTCATTTTGAGGGCAGATTGAAACTAGCCATCCTTTAA
- a CDS encoding esterase-like activity of phytase family protein: MKLRLSTAFLSIAAGLLTPSLSKAQVTLLHDYVNNKSAAIGTFQGIDFREAGFSGLYPIANTNGKEFWTVSDRGVNIDCANANSAECRPTYDKMYAFPSYAPKIHRIRVNGDSIQILQSISIKRPNGTTATGLLNPAGFGSTESELNSTDTVLSCTNFAAKTVAKDIWGIDSEGLVVDNEGNFWICEEGGPSIWKLNRNGVVVKRFTPYANLPGAQPEDVAIDTVFKYRKNNRGFEGISITPNGKIYAIIQSPILYPTPAAGDASRIHRILEIDPATNATRMFAYVNEGVIGSGLNQVRLKDWKIGDMAAINNNEFLIIEVGIRGTTDSKKVYKIDISEATPVTSELYNGKSLEELADGDGLTANGIVPVGRTMFLDLVANGWPASLDKAEGLAIVNDSTVVLCNDNDYGQTSPNADGLATATGNLSHMFVFGLKGSDKISNYVPFASALAEGTTGISTSTTPYLVPVTPGVKLTSILTTNDVINGYKMCGIPDGLGAFDNNDGTFTLLMNHEFGNTAGVTRAHGSKGAFVSKWIIQKADLSVISGSDLIQNVNLWNGTGYTTYSSSSPSSSAAFARFCSADLPAISAFYNIKTGMGTQARIFLNGEESGNEGRVFAHIASGSAAGTSYELPALGKASWENLTARPLESDKTVVVGMDDSSPGQVYVYIGSKTDSGSDVEKAGLTNGKLYGISVTGMLNEANTNIPVAGTEFTLVDLGDIKNSTGSEINTNSNNLGVTNFLRPEDGAWDPSSLNDFYFVTTNAFTSPSRLWRLRFSDINNPEAGGTIEAVLDGTEGQKMLDNLAIDHYGHILLVEDVGGNAHIGRVLQYDIDTDVLTTVAEHDRTRFLNGGANFLTQDEEATGILDMQEILGPGMFLTADQAHYAIPGEVVEGGQLLALFNPDSYNANPEISITANNNFGTVATGKTINQDVIISNTGPGALKIKAINFSGTDYALEESLIFPISIAAGESQTLAVTFAPLVDGLHNAIMTIENNDFDESRVEVALTGLSTSPGDVTSIPSGYHSVTGIQIFPNPAGDLATIALTMEKAEHVTISVFNSKGSLATAVIEKELAAGMNEIALSTSALQNGIYVVKLSSESGSKSVKVVVAH; encoded by the coding sequence ATGAAACTAAGATTAAGTACTGCATTTTTAAGTATTGCTGCGGGTTTGCTTACACCATCTTTAAGCAAAGCACAGGTTACATTGCTGCATGATTATGTAAATAACAAATCTGCAGCTATCGGGACCTTTCAGGGTATTGATTTTCGCGAAGCTGGATTCTCAGGTTTATATCCGATCGCAAATACTAATGGAAAAGAATTCTGGACTGTTTCAGACAGAGGGGTAAATATTGATTGCGCTAATGCCAATTCAGCAGAATGCCGTCCTACTTATGATAAGATGTATGCTTTCCCATCCTATGCTCCAAAAATTCATAGAATAAGAGTGAATGGTGATTCTATTCAAATCTTACAGTCAATATCAATAAAGCGACCTAATGGAACTACAGCGACAGGTCTGCTCAATCCTGCGGGGTTTGGAAGTACAGAATCTGAATTGAACAGTACGGATACTGTTCTTAGCTGTACAAACTTTGCAGCTAAAACAGTTGCGAAAGATATCTGGGGTATCGATTCTGAAGGTTTAGTGGTAGATAATGAAGGTAACTTCTGGATTTGTGAAGAAGGAGGACCTTCTATCTGGAAACTAAACAGAAATGGTGTTGTAGTGAAGAGATTTACCCCTTATGCAAACCTTCCTGGTGCTCAACCTGAAGATGTAGCCATCGATACTGTATTTAAGTATCGTAAGAATAACCGCGGATTCGAAGGTATCTCTATTACACCAAACGGAAAGATATATGCAATTATACAAAGTCCGATTTTATATCCGACGCCTGCAGCAGGTGATGCATCCAGAATCCATAGGATTTTGGAAATTGATCCGGCAACGAATGCTACCAGAATGTTTGCATATGTAAACGAAGGTGTTATTGGTTCAGGATTAAATCAGGTGAGATTAAAAGATTGGAAGATAGGTGATATGGCTGCTATTAACAACAATGAATTCTTAATCATTGAGGTTGGTATAAGAGGAACTACTGATAGCAAAAAAGTTTATAAGATTGATATTAGCGAAGCAACTCCTGTGACTTCTGAGTTATACAATGGAAAATCTTTAGAAGAATTAGCTGATGGTGATGGCTTAACAGCTAATGGAATAGTACCTGTTGGAAGAACTATGTTCCTTGATTTAGTAGCTAACGGATGGCCTGCATCTTTGGATAAGGCGGAAGGTTTAGCTATTGTTAATGATAGTACTGTTGTTCTTTGCAATGATAATGACTATGGTCAAACTTCTCCAAATGCAGATGGTCTTGCTACAGCAACTGGAAATCTTAGTCATATGTTTGTTTTTGGTTTGAAAGGCTCTGATAAAATATCTAACTATGTACCATTTGCCTCTGCTTTGGCTGAAGGTACAACAGGTATCAGTACTTCAACGACACCTTATCTGGTCCCTGTTACTCCTGGTGTTAAATTAACTTCCATTCTTACCACAAATGATGTAATTAATGGTTATAAAATGTGTGGTATTCCTGATGGATTAGGAGCTTTTGATAATAATGATGGGACATTTACACTGTTAATGAATCATGAGTTTGGTAATACAGCAGGTGTTACAAGAGCCCACGGGTCAAAAGGAGCTTTTGTTTCTAAGTGGATTATTCAAAAAGCAGACTTGTCTGTAATAAGTGGTAGTGATCTGATCCAGAATGTGAACCTGTGGAATGGAACAGGCTATACGACTTATAGCAGTTCAAGCCCTTCATCGTCTGCAGCATTCGCTCGGTTCTGCTCCGCAGATCTTCCTGCGATTTCTGCTTTTTATAATATAAAAACAGGTATGGGAACACAAGCACGTATATTTCTGAATGGAGAAGAAAGCGGTAATGAAGGTCGAGTGTTTGCTCACATTGCTTCTGGCTCTGCTGCAGGAACATCTTATGAACTTCCTGCTTTAGGTAAAGCTTCCTGGGAAAACTTAACCGCAAGACCTCTTGAAAGTGATAAGACTGTAGTTGTAGGTATGGATGATTCTTCTCCTGGACAGGTATACGTTTATATCGGAAGTAAAACTGATTCAGGATCTGATGTTGAGAAGGCTGGATTGACTAATGGAAAACTGTATGGCATTTCGGTAACAGGTATGCTGAATGAAGCCAATACAAATATACCTGTTGCAGGCACAGAATTTACCTTAGTTGATCTTGGAGATATTAAAAATTCGACCGGGTCAGAGATCAATACGAATAGCAATAACCTTGGAGTGACCAACTTCTTACGTCCGGAAGATGGAGCATGGGACCCGTCTAGTCTTAATGATTTTTATTTCGTAACAACAAATGCTTTCACAAGCCCAAGCCGTCTTTGGAGACTTCGTTTTTCTGATATCAACAATCCTGAAGCTGGTGGAACCATTGAAGCTGTGCTTGATGGAACAGAAGGTCAGAAGATGTTGGATAACCTGGCTATAGACCATTATGGACATATTCTGCTTGTTGAGGATGTTGGAGGTAATGCCCATATCGGAAGAGTTTTGCAGTATGATATAGACACAGATGTATTAACGACAGTTGCAGAACATGATCGTACTCGTTTCCTTAACGGAGGTGCTAATTTTCTTACACAAGACGAAGAAGCTACAGGTATTCTGGATATGCAGGAAATACTTGGTCCAGGTATGTTCCTAACCGCTGATCAGGCTCATTATGCAATACCAGGTGAAGTAGTAGAAGGTGGACAATTGCTGGCATTGTTTAATCCTGATTCTTACAATGCAAACCCTGAAATTTCTATAACGGCCAATAATAACTTTGGTACGGTTGCTACCGGAAAAACAATTAATCAGGATGTTATAATATCTAACACAGGCCCTGGTGCTTTGAAAATTAAAGCAATCAATTTTTCCGGAACTGATTATGCGCTTGAGGAATCATTGATCTTCCCAATTAGCATTGCTGCAGGTGAATCTCAGACTCTTGCAGTTACATTTGCTCCTCTTGTTGACGGTCTTCACAATGCAATCATGACAATTGAGAACAATGACTTTGATGAATCAAGAGTTGAAGTTGCCTTAACAGGTCTCTCTACATCTCCAGGAGATGTAACAAGTATCCCTTCTGGTTATCACTCTGTTACTGGAATTCAGATATTCCCTAATCCAGCTGGTGATCTTGCTACTATTGCATTAACAATGGAAAAAGCAGAGCATGTAACCATCTCTGTCTTCAATTCAAAAGGTAGTCTAGCCACTGCTGTTATAGAGAAGGAATTAGCTGCAGGAATGAATGAAATAGCACTTTCTACATCAGCGTTACAAAATGGAATTTATGTTGTTAAGTTGTCTTCTGAAAGTGGTTCAAAAAGCGTAAAAGTAGTTGTGGCTCACTAA
- a CDS encoding cytochrome-c peroxidase yields the protein MNIKYLFLLSLSFIAFISISFKTCLLNESDYNSGYHHRLLEFNREQSELLDLIQHSDFNSPTSLDKIKHKINSCRIYLKKVDFWLRYLEPISYKKINGPLPVEWETEVFEKFEKPYKREGAGLTLAAMYLDEPNSEKDSLLNLILQSQRASSVYSADSITKALKSYHHFFLCNRLFLLNLSTIYTTGFECPDTSLVIQELRTMLREVKKINTSFVKGFPETPLDETYLNLFDRMIEFSDRQSSNYSEFDHFTFLKVYVNPLFAMNQGYIRNYKVISKSYMDYSLNKNCNSIFSKSLYIGQNPKGVFLRVKDAEALAEIDRVGKLLFYDPILSGNNLRSCASCHKPTEYFTDTTIRTSLQFDRQTSLKRNSPSLINVEYNHLIMLDGKHISLQNQTKEVIENPHELGSNEKEVMLKVLSCKEYKKSFAQLLKYTPQEKEITFDHIISAVTFYYSKFSRYYSLFDEAMNEDKDLPESAKQGFNLFMSKAQCATCHFVPLFNGVKPPYTNSEFEVLGVPDVSGITNLSLDKGRFEVHPASETNNAFRTGTVRNAAHTGPYMHNGVFKNLREVIDFYDAGGGSGSGLDVPNQTLSSDSLHLTDIEKNKLIEFIFSLDEKIQFEQAPENLPQSKVNELNKRKVGGEY from the coding sequence ATGAATATAAAATACCTGTTCCTGCTTTCCTTATCCTTTATTGCTTTTATCAGCATCTCTTTTAAAACCTGTCTGTTGAATGAGTCAGATTATAATTCAGGATACCATCACAGACTGCTTGAATTTAACCGGGAACAATCAGAACTATTGGACTTAATACAACATTCTGATTTTAACTCACCGACCAGTCTTGATAAAATAAAACATAAGATTAACTCCTGCCGGATTTATTTAAAGAAGGTGGATTTCTGGCTTCGTTATCTAGAGCCAATTTCATATAAAAAGATTAACGGACCTCTTCCTGTAGAATGGGAAACAGAAGTATTTGAAAAATTTGAAAAACCATATAAAAGAGAAGGTGCTGGCTTAACTCTGGCAGCTATGTATTTAGATGAACCCAATTCTGAAAAGGATTCGTTGTTAAATTTAATTCTGCAATCTCAAAGAGCTTCTTCAGTTTATTCTGCTGATTCAATCACTAAAGCTTTAAAATCTTATCATCATTTCTTTCTTTGTAACAGACTATTTCTATTAAATCTTTCCACGATTTATACAACAGGATTTGAGTGCCCTGATACTTCTCTGGTAATTCAAGAGCTAAGAACGATGTTGCGGGAAGTGAAAAAGATTAACACATCATTTGTAAAAGGTTTTCCGGAAACTCCACTTGATGAAACGTATCTCAACCTGTTTGACAGAATGATAGAGTTTTCGGATAGGCAATCATCCAATTATAGTGAGTTCGATCATTTTACCTTTTTGAAGGTATATGTTAATCCTTTGTTTGCAATGAATCAGGGCTATATTAGAAATTATAAGGTAATTTCTAAAAGTTATATGGATTATTCTCTGAATAAAAATTGCAATTCTATATTCAGTAAATCGCTTTATATCGGACAAAATCCTAAAGGAGTTTTTTTGAGAGTTAAAGACGCAGAAGCATTGGCGGAAATTGACAGAGTAGGAAAACTTTTGTTTTATGATCCTATATTATCCGGCAACAATCTCAGAAGCTGTGCTTCCTGTCATAAACCAACAGAATATTTTACAGATACTACAATAAGGACTTCTCTTCAATTTGACAGGCAAACATCATTGAAGAGAAACTCTCCTTCGCTTATCAACGTGGAGTATAATCACCTCATTATGTTGGATGGAAAACATATTTCTCTTCAGAATCAGACCAAAGAAGTTATTGAAAATCCTCATGAGCTTGGAAGCAATGAGAAAGAGGTTATGCTAAAAGTATTGAGTTGCAAGGAATACAAAAAATCCTTTGCTCAACTTTTAAAATATACTCCACAGGAAAAGGAAATAACTTTTGATCATATAATTTCTGCCGTTACTTTCTATTACAGCAAGTTTAGCAGATACTATTCTTTATTTGATGAAGCAATGAATGAAGATAAAGATCTTCCTGAATCTGCCAAACAAGGATTTAATTTGTTTATGAGTAAAGCACAGTGTGCAACATGTCATTTTGTTCCATTGTTTAACGGAGTTAAACCACCATATACTAATTCTGAGTTTGAAGTTCTTGGAGTTCCTGATGTATCTGGAATTACGAATCTTAGTTTAGATAAGGGTAGGTTTGAAGTTCATCCGGCCAGTGAAACGAATAATGCATTCAGAACCGGAACTGTTAGAAATGCAGCTCATACTGGTCCGTATATGCATAACGGAGTCTTTAAGAATTTAAGGGAAGTAATAGATTTCTATGATGCAGGAGGGGGAAGCGGAAGTGGACTAGATGTGCCAAATCAAACTCTTTCATCAGATTCCCTTCATTTAACTGATATTGAAAAAAATAAGCTAATAGAATTTATTTTTTCATTGGATGAAAAGATCCAATTTGAGCAAGCCCCTGAAAATTTGCCTCAATCAAAAGTAAATGAGTTAAATAAAAGAAAGGTAGGAGGAGAATACTAA
- a CDS encoding c-type cytochrome gives MKFYFIGMIGILFAVCFGQCVTRNNVSYNLPEAMLPHVKQEYLSRCEKGKILYDINCAGCHNTKVKGKIVIPDFTPEQLKGYELRITNARHSETLTDTTVTEEELGIIMTFLTYKKKSNK, from the coding sequence ATGAAGTTTTATTTTATTGGAATGATTGGAATATTGTTCGCTGTTTGTTTTGGACAATGTGTAACTCGCAATAATGTATCCTATAATTTGCCGGAAGCAATGCTGCCTCACGTAAAGCAAGAATACCTTTCCCGCTGTGAAAAAGGTAAAATACTTTACGATATAAATTGTGCAGGTTGTCACAATACAAAAGTCAAAGGAAAAATTGTGATTCCGGATTTTACTCCCGAGCAGTTAAAAGGATATGAGCTTCGTATTACTAATGCAAGACATTCAGAAACATTAACTGATACTACTGTCACTGAAGAAGAACTTGGTATTATTATGACATTTTTAACTTATAAGAAAAAAAGTAATAAGTAA
- the mrdA gene encoding penicillin-binding protein 2 codes for MERKFVVQGIFIFIAAIFIIRLFLLQVVSSEYKEIAQRNATRRMIDYAPRGVIYARDGKPLVTNTTVFDLMIVLKETKIQDTAEFCRKLHITKEELNKVIKEIRKDKAWSRPTALIKQLSFNDLGRIEDVLIDYKGLYTQTRIIRNYEQHIMASALGYIGEISKKQLEYQKENYYSKGDYLGISGLESFYEKELRGRRGVKYLMVDVKGAEKGSLLGGKYDTIPVPGNDLYTSIDGNLQAYAEKLIAYKKGGIVAIEPSSGEILAFVSAPTYDPNLLAGRKFSKNAFVLQKDTLKPLFNRPLMAMYPPGSIFKIAQALIGLQLGVINEHTLFPCNKDMVKCHNHASPLDLRASIQHSCNPYYYQVFKKIINQDKFPDKFRDTESGFDEWYHLIRNFGFGQKLGVDIPNEKAGSIPSNAFYDKIYGNRRWKFSTIYSLGIGQGEIGMVPLQMANFAACLANKGYYIAPHFVKGIGKDQELSEKYKEKHYTGIDSKYFDIIADGMEKVVSEGTAAASKIKGISICGKTGTAQNPHGEDHSVFIAFAPKENPKIAIAVFVENAGWGGAWAAPIASLMIEKYLTDTITRAPLEKKILEKRFYEPKPVKKPVEVYVKDHDKSKDVNKDKQN; via the coding sequence ATGGAAAGAAAATTTGTAGTACAAGGGATCTTTATATTTATTGCGGCAATATTTATCATACGCCTTTTTTTACTTCAGGTTGTAAGCTCGGAATATAAGGAAATAGCTCAACGTAATGCCACAAGAAGAATGATAGATTATGCTCCGAGGGGTGTAATTTATGCTAGGGATGGAAAGCCTCTTGTTACCAATACTACAGTATTCGATCTCATGATTGTTCTGAAAGAAACCAAAATACAGGACACTGCAGAGTTTTGTCGAAAGTTACATATAACAAAAGAAGAACTCAACAAGGTTATTAAAGAAATCAGAAAAGACAAGGCTTGGTCACGTCCTACAGCTTTAATTAAACAATTGTCGTTTAATGACCTGGGAAGAATAGAAGATGTTCTGATAGATTATAAAGGACTATATACCCAAACAAGGATCATCAGAAATTATGAACAGCATATTATGGCTAGTGCCCTTGGATATATTGGGGAAATAAGTAAAAAGCAACTGGAGTACCAGAAGGAAAACTATTATTCTAAGGGAGATTATCTTGGTATCAGCGGTCTTGAATCCTTCTATGAGAAAGAATTAAGAGGGAGGAGAGGTGTTAAGTATTTGATGGTAGATGTGAAAGGTGCAGAAAAAGGATCTTTACTTGGTGGCAAGTATGATACAATACCTGTTCCAGGTAATGATCTTTACACTTCAATTGATGGAAATCTGCAGGCGTATGCTGAAAAACTTATTGCCTATAAAAAAGGAGGAATTGTTGCTATAGAACCTTCTTCAGGAGAAATACTTGCATTTGTTTCTGCGCCTACATATGATCCGAATTTACTTGCAGGAAGAAAATTTTCAAAAAATGCTTTTGTTTTGCAGAAGGATACTTTAAAGCCTTTGTTCAACAGACCTTTGATGGCAATGTATCCTCCCGGTTCTATATTTAAAATCGCTCAGGCGCTGATAGGTCTCCAGTTGGGTGTGATTAATGAACATACATTATTCCCATGTAATAAAGATATGGTCAAATGCCATAATCATGCTTCACCTCTTGATCTAAGGGCATCTATACAGCATTCCTGCAACCCTTATTATTATCAGGTATTCAAAAAGATTATAAATCAAGATAAGTTTCCGGATAAATTTAGAGACACTGAATCAGGCTTTGATGAGTGGTATCACCTAATCAGAAACTTCGGATTCGGACAAAAGCTCGGCGTTGATATTCCTAATGAAAAAGCAGGTTCTATTCCTAGCAATGCTTTTTATGATAAAATTTATGGTAACCGTCGATGGAAGTTTTCAACTATTTACTCCCTTGGTATAGGTCAGGGGGAAATCGGTATGGTTCCTCTGCAGATGGCTAATTTTGCAGCATGTCTTGCTAATAAAGGATATTACATTGCTCCACACTTTGTCAAAGGGATAGGAAAAGATCAGGAACTCTCTGAAAAGTATAAAGAGAAGCATTATACAGGAATTGATTCAAAATATTTTGATATAATTGCCGACGGAATGGAGAAGGTTGTCAGTGAGGGAACAGCAGCCGCATCTAAAATTAAGGGAATTTCAATATGCGGAAAAACCGGTACTGCCCAGAATCCACATGGAGAAGATCATTCTGTTTTTATCGCTTTTGCTCCAAAAGAAAATCCGAAGATTGCCATTGCTGTTTTTGTTGAAAATGCAGGCTGGGGAGGTGCCTGGGCAGCTCCGATTGCCAGTCTTATGATAGAGAAGTATCTTACTGATACTATTACAAGGGCACCATTGGAGAAAAAAATTCTGGAAAAGCGTTTTTATGAACCGAAACCTGTTAAAAAGCCGGTAGAGGTTTATGTAAAAGATCATGATAAATCAAAAGATGTCAATAAGGATAAACAGAATTAG
- a CDS encoding T9SS type A sorting domain-containing protein, with product MKIFKRTLTLMTVIATLVLGKTNGQPVLMKVIPTGSTNFTTMEDRLFFTSADSLWTSNGTAASTYFIKKTGEPFLNVTNLRLGSFIYFTTLQADGKTALWRTNGTGVNTTKIAAYPTIKPLIVYNGALYLGIDDGVRGYELWKLNLSNVLNIVKDINPGAGDGLANNIIISSGSLYFPAFAGPGGFNIWKSTGSAASTVMAVDLPFTALGLNLTDVNGIIFFSREYTSGFINYGELWKSNGTTAGTSIIKSLSDDFVTFSFTQLLKYKDKLYFYLIENSGVDFVSLWSSNGSSAGTIEIKHNIFIDIALSPMFITNNTLVMTASNLFQLPLKKSDGTSPGTVNFYTFSNFYSGSVLEPTEKLFFFTDNATVSGVESFDEIYQSDLTTQNSRSLRELYGTSFAGSNNIRNAAGNVYFTTRLAFSSNPEERKLRLWFYNPTKPSSNIPYFTLVNATTNEDIAWLHNNDYIFKQAPLQINVRWNPTTNPGSVTFNLNSIPYRTDNSAPFSLAGDTGGDYNQWPVTTGNYNISARPYSLPNGAGTPGPVSNVFVNVVATSTLKSSEADNDINNIESPESVHFEAYPNPSSDNFSFSVLNNETGVAKAEIYKADGTLVEKLLETNVNEGETVTFSWNGTQYLQGVYICKYTSGKKQIIKKIVLTK from the coding sequence ATGAAAATTTTCAAAAGAACGCTAACGTTAATGACTGTTATTGCTACATTGGTTTTAGGAAAAACCAATGGTCAACCTGTTTTAATGAAAGTCATTCCTACTGGAAGTACAAACTTTACCACAATGGAAGACAGATTATTTTTTACAAGTGCAGATTCACTCTGGACCTCTAATGGTACTGCTGCTTCAACCTATTTTATTAAAAAAACAGGAGAACCATTCCTGAATGTTACCAACTTAAGATTGGGGAGTTTTATCTACTTTACCACCCTTCAGGCAGATGGTAAAACAGCCTTGTGGCGTACCAATGGAACTGGTGTTAATACGACAAAAATTGCTGCCTATCCCACTATCAAACCATTGATCGTTTATAATGGAGCCTTATATTTAGGTATAGATGATGGTGTCCGTGGTTATGAATTATGGAAATTAAATCTGTCCAATGTGCTTAACATAGTAAAAGATATCAATCCTGGCGCAGGAGACGGTCTGGCCAATAATATTATAATATCTTCAGGATCCTTGTATTTTCCAGCTTTTGCTGGTCCTGGAGGATTTAATATTTGGAAAAGCACAGGTTCGGCTGCAAGTACTGTAATGGCGGTAGATCTTCCATTTACAGCATTGGGACTTAACCTTACTGATGTAAACGGAATTATCTTCTTTTCAAGAGAATATACATCCGGATTTATCAATTATGGTGAACTTTGGAAAAGTAATGGCACAACAGCAGGGACAAGTATTATTAAATCTTTAAGTGACGACTTCGTTACCTTTAGTTTCACTCAGCTTCTTAAATATAAGGATAAACTGTATTTCTATTTAATAGAAAACTCTGGTGTCGACTTTGTTTCCCTATGGAGTAGCAATGGTTCTTCAGCAGGTACTATAGAAATAAAACATAATATATTTATTGATATCGCTTTAAGCCCAATGTTTATTACAAACAATACACTTGTCATGACGGCTAGCAATTTGTTTCAACTACCATTGAAAAAATCTGATGGTACAAGTCCTGGGACCGTTAATTTTTATACATTCTCTAATTTCTATTCCGGATCTGTCCTCGAGCCTACTGAAAAGCTCTTTTTCTTTACAGATAATGCAACTGTAAGTGGAGTTGAATCTTTTGATGAAATATATCAATCTGACCTGACAACTCAAAACTCAAGGTCATTGAGGGAGTTATACGGCACCTCATTTGCGGGATCAAATAATATCAGAAATGCAGCAGGGAATGTATATTTCACTACTCGCTTAGCTTTTTCATCTAATCCTGAGGAAAGGAAACTGAGATTATGGTTTTACAACCCAACCAAGCCGTCTTCCAATATACCATACTTTACCCTTGTAAATGCAACGACCAATGAAGATATAGCATGGCTTCATAACAATGATTATATATTCAAGCAAGCTCCGCTTCAGATCAATGTTCGCTGGAATCCCACAACTAATCCAGGAAGTGTTACCTTTAATTTAAATTCAATACCATACAGAACAGATAATTCTGCTCCATTTTCTCTTGCAGGCGATACAGGTGGCGATTATAATCAATGGCCAGTAACAACAGGCAATTACAATATCAGCGCAAGACCTTATTCCTTACCAAACGGAGCAGGAACTCCCGGACCTGTCAGTAATGTATTTGTTAATGTAGTCGCTACATCAACATTAAAAAGTTCAGAGGCTGATAATGATATTAATAATATTGAAAGTCCTGAAAGTGTCCACTTTGAGGCATATCCGAATCCCTCTTCAGATAATTTTTCTTTCTCTGTGCTGAATAATGAAACTGGAGTTGCAAAGGCCGAAATTTATAAAGCAGATGGCACTCTTGTTGAAAAATTACTTGAAACAAATGTTAATGAAGGAGAAACTGTTACATTCAGCTGGAATGGAACTCAATATCTGCAAGGTGTTTATATATGCAAATATACTTCAGGTAAGAAACAAATTATCAAAAAAATTGTGCTTACAAAATAA